A genome region from Eremothecium cymbalariae DBVPG#7215 chromosome 4, complete sequence includes the following:
- a CDS encoding uncharacterized protein (no homolog in Ashbya gossypii), whose protein sequence is MRYQHGELICVSLGVGVLVSFPFLPLPLVSSVMYYVLCIISTTLIIMVFPPFLLMRVLCASVVMCVVKVLICALNLLPNLAPEMNPCVFSFFTVQCTACTAHRRGGGGGGGGSRRRNVLCRCSWLRVFHPQTTRKAICRG, encoded by the coding sequence ATGCGGTACCAACATGGAGAGCTTATATGTGTCTCTCTCGGTGTCGGTGTCTTggtttcttttccttttttacCATTACCATTAGTATCAAGTGTTATGTATTATGTATTATGTATTATTAGTACTACGCTTATTATTATGGTTTTTCCCCCTTTCCTCTTAATGCGTGTATTATGCGCGAGCGTTGTTATGTGCGTGGTGAAGGTTTTAATCTGTGCGCTTAATTTGCTTCCTAACCTTGCACCGGAAATGAACCCGTGCgttttttccttctttacTGTGCAGTGCACTGCGTGCACTGCACACCGTCGTGGTGGTGGCGGTGGCGGCGGTGGTTCAAGGAGAAGAAACGTGTTATGCAGATGCAGCTGGCTGCGTGTGTTTCACCCGCAGACGACGAGAAAAGCGATTTGCAGAGGGTGA
- the BUD22 gene encoding Bud22p (similar to Ashbya gossypii ABR052W), protein MVSKKSNTLYRLDHAEYQYHLINQTLSEFHPRLKTTPKYYNSKGKKSSKKMEKLLQVSNSEQLSRDVNALKLELLNNKVHYAETKLTHYFFKQLENQYSMLHNKKDKEDTASKKLQCLEELKTSIDFLTFSRLLARSKVIKVVISKVCSTRGLKNGPPEWFEGHDILKEFNDKDADCNPSRVWNKVIKGTAGLEQLVSQLMNVRSVKELISGLEAGIEIVLGARKNALAEESTIPGDSNSKVVSKATAASSDDEALSSKSNEEYDSEKSGSEDDSSTFEEDLENCEEIDEEQILAQYKGMVVASDDEDTEEVEYQLDTKINYNEVTDEEPSEASDDNIELSDNEEEEPRDGPAKKKQRNEINPTGKLPALMAGYYSGDEEGGSTDDDVAKAQLSNKPQRKNRRGQRARQKIWEMKYGRSANHIQKQFKKEHEERETKRREYEERVAKRAAREAGQQRVFSLAERSKMREMGKNSVRNSTENQPLHPSWEAKKLAEEKRKNAKFQGKKITFD, encoded by the coding sequence ATGGTTTCTAAGAAGTCTAATACCCTCTATAGACTTGATCATGCCgaatatcaatatcatttaATTAATCAAACGCTTTCTGAGTTTCATCCCCGTCTGAAGACTACTCctaaatattataattcTAAGGGAAAGAAATCATCTAAAAAGATGGAAAAGCTATTACAAGTGTCAAATAGTGAACAGTTATCTAGGGATGTGAATGCATTGAAATTAGAACTGTTGAATAATAAAGTTCACTATGCTGAAACTAAGTTAACTCAttatttcttcaaacaatTAGAAAACCAGTATAGTATGCTTCATAACAAAAAGGATAAAGAGGACACGGCGTCTAAGAAGTTACAAtgtttggaagaattgaaaacaAGTATAGATTTTCTTACCTTTTCCCGCTTACTGGCGCGATCAAAGGTTATTAAGGTGGTTATATCAAAGGTGTGTTCAACACGTGGATTGAAGAATGGTCCTCCCGAATGGTTTGAAGGCCATGACATActcaaagaatttaatgACAAGGACGCAGATTGCAATCCCAGTAGGGTTTGGAATAAAGTCATTAAAGGAACTGCAGGATTGGAACAACTAGTATCACAATTAATGAACGTCCGAAGTGTTAAAGAATTAATTTCTGGATTAGAAGCTGGTATTGAAATTGTTTTAGGTGCTCGGAAGAATGCACTTGCTGAAGAATCGACGATACCCGGCGATAGTAATTCAAAAGTTGTTAGCAAGGCTACTGCTGCATCTTCTGATGACGAAGCCCTCAGTAGTAAATCGAACGAGGAATATGACAGTGAAAAAAGCGGTAGCGAGGACGATTCAAGtacttttgaagaagatcttGAAAATTGTGAGGAGATAGATGAAGAGCAAATTTTAGCACAATACAAAGGCATGGTTGTCGCATCAGATGACGAAGACAcagaagaagttgaatacCAGCTGGACACCAAAATCAACTATAATGAAGTGACAGATGAGGAGCCTAGTGAGGCCTCAGATGATAACATTGAATTGTCTGAcaacgaagaagaagaaccaCGCGATGGACCTGctaaaaagaagcagcggAACGAGATAAACCCAACAGGGAAATTACCAGCTTTGATGGCTGGTTACTACAGCGGTGATGAGGAAGGTGGATCCACGGACGATGATGTCGCTAAAGCACAGCTCTCCAACAAACCACAACGGAAGAACCGTAGAGGTCAAAGGGCAAGACAAAAGATTTGGGAGATGAAGTATGGGAGAAGTGCTAACCATATTCAAAAGCAGTTTAAAAAGGAACATGAAGAGAGAGAGACAAAAAGACGCGAATACGAGGAGAGAGTTGCTAAACGTGCTGCTAGGGAAGCTGGACAACAAAGGGTATTCTCTTTAGCCGAGAGATCCAAAATGAGAGAGATGGGCAAAAATTCAGTAAGGAATTCTACGGAAAATCAGCCTTTGCATCCATCTTGGGAGGCCAAGAAGTTGGCTGAAGAAAAACGGAAGAATGCCAAGTTTCAAGGAAAGAAGATTACGTTCGATTAG
- the PHD1 gene encoding Phd1p (similar to Ashbya gossypii ABR055C), producing the protein MSYYGDWYYYYPQNQQQQGQEHQQQQQQQQQQQQQQQQQQQQQQQQQQQEHQENQALPGLSLPVQQAGMVSGHQQGQHPQQQQLSQQQLSQKPQAVNQQSGLVPGQRHNQQEQQQEQQMYCYYYPQQYSNYPYYYTTGGAASGHLANNAATQNSPTLPSVAPVSSTALKTCSSVGGAGSSSIGGALRAEDHHQHHGAGAGAGAAAAAARYRLGTCPQPTAYQYPGFQTSPSSSSSVFAHVASPAAAAAASTTAAAATTATTTANQRYSAYNQVTDPQQDRQYAQQQKHHQHTTYQRQQRQQQRQQQSPPQQQQPQQPLHHQQQPAHAYPHGHSHAAQYYRSTAGLNTYEDVPPTAATLTATTTPTPVPTTNTSLQSNSPGLVKQQTYIEPIPSAIPHNSVAAMGGGGGSGAVSASYRSSVMPTPTAGVGEMSVSGATVKKGKVSNGILNTPAASLSLDSAPQMQTAATAATATATAAAAASSATPGHSSNSSGFEIQGPRVTTTMWEDEHTLCYQVEANSVSVVRRADNDMINGTKLLNVAKMTRGRRDGILKAEKVRHVVKIGSMHLKGVWIPFERALALAQREKIVDILFPLFVRDIQSFIQQTCTTNGLAHVGVGPKLGKIVQSSVAAAGTTAPLIMASQFSSQDQQQQARQTQKAEQKAQQQAQQQAHQAHQAHQAHQAHQAHQAHQAHQAHQAHQAHQAHQANQAQQHALQAQQHAQEQQQAQEQQQAQQQQVQNRRSSTTAANPQKQSPYLLNTYPTQSYCTRESYLPQPFAYSYENNGGAQSNYGYSSAGPTSAASIGNVTSVSRQPPRGQSPFQALTQVGALAQKQLNSKEQLPLPIAPIGACGGGGGNSSYSSAAAAAAAAAAAAAATTAPFLQHAQQGFPPRREDLQSHHHVGSLKHDDTSATVLPPPQSLISQRDPTSLTTTRTGTTATNSITSAASMRVGHHHHHHLGTNTNSIATLASTVTSDHPGHVVYPAKE; encoded by the coding sequence ATGAGTTATTATGGTGATTGGTATTACTATTACCcacaaaatcaacaacagcaagGTCAGgaacaccaacaacaacaacaacaacaacaacaacaacaacaacaacaacaacagcaacaacagcaacaacaacagcagcagcagcaagaaCATCAAGAAAACCAAGCTCTTCCAGGACTTTCATTGCCGGTACAACAAGCAGGGATGGTGTCAGGTCATCAGCAGGGCCAGCAtcctcagcagcagcagctctcgcagcagcagctcTCGCAGAAGCCACAGGCGGTTAATCAGCAATCGGGTCTAGTTCCTGGCCAGCGTCACAACcagcaggagcagcagcaggagcagcagATGTACTGTTACTACTATCCGCAGCAGTATTCTAACTACCCTTATTATTACACAACCGGTGGGGCCGCCTCGGGCCACTTGGCTAATAATGCTGCTACTCAGAATTCGCCGACCTTACCTTCGGTTGCCCCTGTGTCGTCGACAGCACTCAAGACGTGTTCTTCGGTTGGGGGTGCAGGTTCATCGTCCATTGGCGGTGCGTTACGTGCAGAAGATCATCACCAGCACCACGGTGCTGGcgctggtgctggtgccGCCGCTGCTGCCGCAAGATATCGGCTAGGGACGTGTCCTCAACCAACTGCATATCAGTATCCAGGGTTTCAGACGTCGCCctcgtcgtcgtcgtcggTCTTTGCGCATGTTGCTAgccctgctgctgctgctgctgcttccaCCActgctgccgccgccaCCACTGCTACTACTACTGCTAATCAACGGTATTCTGCGTATAACCAGGTGACAGATCCACAGCAAGATCGGCAGTAtgcgcagcagcagaagcacCACCAGCATACAACTTACCAGCGGCAGCAGCGACAGCAACAGCGACAGCAGCAATCGCcgccgcagcagcagcaaccgCAGCAACCCCTGcatcatcagcagcaaccGGCGCATGCTTATCCACACGGCCATTCGCATGCTGCCCAGTATTATAGGTCCACTGCGGGATTAAATACATATGAGGACGTTCCTCCTACTGCTGCAACATTAACTGCAACCACAACACCCACCCCTGTTCCTACAACAAATACATCCCTACAGAGCAACTCTCCTGGACTAGTGAAGCAGCAGACCTACATAGAACCGATACCTTCTGCAATTCCTCATAACAGCGTGGCAGCAATGGGAGGTGGTGGAGGGTCAGGGGCAGTCTCTGCATCGTACCGTTCTAGTGTCATGCCCACGCCTACGGCAGGTGTAGGCGAAATGTCGGTTTCAGGGGCAACTGTGAAAAAGGGCAAAGTTTCCAATGGAATTCTCAACACCCCAGCTGCCTCGCTCTCTCTCGATTCGGCGCCGCAAATGCAGACGGCGGCAACGGCGGCTACGGCTACGGCTACGGCTGCGGCTGCAGCATCTTCTGCAACACCAGGCCATAGCAGTAATAGCAGTGGCTTCGAAATACAGGGTCCAAGAGTTACGACCACAATGTGGGAAGATGAACATACTCTGTGTTACCAGGTTGAGGCCAACAGTGTCAGTGTGGTCCGCAGAGCAGACAACGATATGATAAATGGCAcaaaattgttgaatgtTGCAAAGATGACCCGCGGTAGAAGAGACGGCATTTTAAAAGCAGAGAAAGTTAGGCATGTTGTCAAGATTGGATCAATGCATTTGAAGGGCGTTTGGATCCCATTTGAACGCGCATTGGCTTTGGCCCAGCGTGAAAAGATTGTCGACATATTATTCCCTTTGTTTGTCCGTGACATACAGAGCTTCATACAGCAAACCTGTACCACTAACGGGCTTGCACACGTAGGAGTAGGTCCCAAGTTGGGCAAGATTGTTCAATCATCGGTTGCTGCGGCTGGAACAACAGCACCTTTGATCATGGCATCACAATTTTCGTCACAGGaccagcagcaacaagCGCGCCAAACCCAGAAGGCAGAACAGAAAGCGCAGCAGCAAGCGCAGCAGCAAGCGCATCAAGCTCATCAAGCTCATCAAGCTCATCAAGCTCATCAAGCTCATCAAGCTCATCAAGCTCATCAAGCTCATCAAGCTCATCAAGCTCATCAAGCTCATCAAGCTAATCAAGCTCAACAGCATGCGCTGCAAGCTCAACAGCACGCACAAGAACAACAGCAAGCACAAGAACAACAGCAAgcacaacagcaacaggTACAAAATCGTCGGTCATCTACAACAGCTGCTAATCCACAAAAGCAGTCTCCGTACTTATTGAATACGTACCCTACACAATCTTACTGCACAAGGGAAAGTTACTTACCCCAACCGTTTGCATATTCGTACGAAAACAATGGTGGCGCCCAATCTAACTATGGTTATTCTTCTGCGGGACCAACTTCCGCAGCATCCATTGGCAACGTCACAAGTGTTTCCCGCCAACCACCGCGCGGTCAATCGCCTTTTCAAGCATTAACCCAAGTTGGTGCGTTGGCGCAGAAACAGTTGAACTCCAAAGAACAACTACCATTACCAATAGCTCCTATCGGTGCCTGTGGTGGTGGGGGAGGGAACTCCAGTTATTCctctgctgctgccgcgGCCGCGGCCGCGGCAGCggcagctgctgctacAACCGCTCCCTTCCTGCAACATGCACAACAAGGCTTCCCTCCAAGAAGAGAGGATCTCCAAAGCCACCACCATGTTGGAAGTCTTAAACATGATGACACCTCTGCTACTGTACTTCCGCCTCCGCAATCTCTCATATCCCAACGTGATCCAACTTCCTTGACTACAACACGTACAGGAACGACGGCTACAAACTCCATCACTTCCGCAGCCTCTATGCGTGTGGgccatcaccaccaccaccatctAGGCACCAATACAAACTCCATTGCTACTCTTGCCTCCACTGTCACTTCGGATCATCCTGGACATGTTGTGTATCCTGCTAAAGAATAA
- a CDS encoding uncharacterized protein (no homolog in Ashbya gossypii), whose protein sequence is MAWAWAWRCRPCINQLSSTACAPHHLSFSVATASSPKAASHASLDTMHERYCSNLTTLPSQIETFKRRMVDPTMLQAPGVSALICARWPAASGREQHCKNPPTPDKAKLRPHAGAPTPPSNPTADVRQLLPPAAYAVRGTTYRMHMNLIGGFSAHIPFFPAYRALSRQPKGPRTPSPPPISSPQPKRKTLPAKIDKNEPTKCPSHHCVYTYPRREQYIPLRNNYQY, encoded by the coding sequence ATGGCCTGGGCCTGGGCCTGGCGCTGCCGCCCATGCATCAACCAATTGTCCTCTACTGCGTGTGCTCCCCAccatctttctttttctgttgCCACAGCTTCCTCTCCAAAAGCCGCCTCTCATGCGTCACTGGATACCATGCACGAACGCTATTGTTCAAACCTAACCACACTGCCGTCGCAAATTGAGACctttaaaagaagaatGGTCGATCCGACGATGTTACAAGCTCCTGGCGTCTCCGCACTGATCTGCGCCCGCTGGCCAGCGGCCAGCGGCAGAGAGCAGCACTGCAAAAACCCGCCCACACCCGACAAAGCGAAACTCAGACCGCATGCGGGCGCACCCACACCTCCAAGCAACCCTACTGCAGATGTGCGTCAGCTTCTACCCCCCGCTGCCTACGCTGTGCGCGGAACAACGTATAGAATGCACATGAATCTCATTGGGGGTTTTTCTGCCCATATTCCTTTCTTCCCTGCATATAGAGCGTTATCTCGGCAACCAAAAGGTCCCCGTACCCCCTCCCCACCACCCATCTCCTCTCCCCAGCCCAAAAGAAAGACACTCCCAGCGAAAATAGACAAGAATGAACCCACAAAATGCCCTTCACATCATTGTGTGTATACATACCCTCGGCGTGAGCAGTATATACCACTACGTAATAACTACCAGTACTGA
- the PRI2 gene encoding DNA primase subunit PRI2 (similar to Ashbya gossypii ABR056C): MFRQSKKRAAQRRSDFATADQSTTYIQAGISFNDEQERYELLYPTKLSFYHLPPIGEITLDQFETWAIDRLKVLLELESLAQRNKNIKEMEQVIKPILASCIPLSESLESRKKDYYSHFILRLCFCRSKDLREKFLHAETILFKLRFQMLTQADQTKFVQSLNLPLLQFISDEEKQEIATELYETVSPQLQFQLNLSEEQQRRQFFNHERFIKLPFEAVIDLLGTRQVFLKQGWAYLPQFQQLNHIANEYASRLSDDLLKTYQHIPKLNEDDRLLPILTHLSTGYVVTEHHYSFSDSSLHPSSETTADTITAASLHNPEVRSAFPLCAKNLMDGLSKNNHLKFNGRQQLSFFLKGLGMSVDEALKFWTDAFTRSTSMSLEKFNKEYRYNFRHNYGLEGNRINYRPWDCRTVLSKPRPARGEYHGCPYRDWNPEKLSATLAAMNLTQSQVSSILDSAKRNEFTLACTKAYEFSALSEAPGTANPSEPLITDQTHITHPNLYFDRARRRRT; the protein is encoded by the coding sequence ATGTTTAGGCAGTCTAAGAAACGTGCTGCGCAAAGAAGAAGCGATTTTGCCACAGCTGACCAGTCAACGACGTATATCCAGGCAGGGATTTCCTTTAATGATGAACAGGAAAGATACGAGCTGCTGTATCCTACGAAGTTATCATTTTACCACCTGCCGCCCATTGGAGAGATCACATTGGATCAGTTTGAGACTTGGGCGATTGACCGGTTGAAGGTACTACTTGAACTTGAGTCTTTGGCGCAGAggaacaaaaatatcaagGAGATGGAGCAAGTCATCAAGCCGATATTGGCAAGCTGCATTCCGTTATCTGAGTCTTTGGAGTCTCGTAAAAAGGATTACTACAGTCACTTCATTCTGCGGCTGTGCTTCTGTCGTTCTAAAGACTTGCGCGAGAAATTCCTACATGCTGAGACCATACTGTTCAAGTTGCGTTTCCAGATGTTGACACAAGCAGACCAAACCAAGTTTGTGCAGAGCTTGAATCTACCCTTGTTGCAATTCATAAGCGACGAGGAGAAGCAGGAAATTGCGACAGAGCTGTACGAGACCGTGTCCCCACAACTGCAGTTCCAACTAAACCTATCCGAAGAGCAACAACGTCGCCAGTTCTTCAACCACGAACGTTTTATAAAGCTTCCCTTCGAAGCTGTCATTGATCTGCTCGGAACTCGTCAAGTCTTCCTTAAACAAGGCTGGGCGTACCTGCCCCAGTTCCAGCAGCTGAACCATATTGCTAACGAATACGCTTCCCGTCTGTCCGATGACCTTTTAAAGACATACCAGCATATCCCAAAACTCAACGAGGATGATCGTCTGCTTCCAATCCTCACCCACCTGTCCACAGGATACGTCGTGACCGAACACCACTACTCCTTCTCCGACTCCTCCCTGCACCCATCGTCCGAAACCACTGCTGATACAATAACCGCTGCATCACTCCACAACCCTGAAGTCCGCAGCGCCTTCCCTCTGTGTGCCAAAAACCTAATGGACGGCCTCTCCAAAAACAATCACCTCAAATTTAATGGCCGCCAGCAGCTGTCGTTCTTCCTGAAGGGCCTAGGCATGTCCGTCGATGAAGCCCTCAAGTTCTGGACTGATGCATTCACCCGCTCAACCTCCATGTCACTCGAAAAGTTCAACAAGGAATACCGCTACAACTTTAGACACAACTACGGTCTCGAAGGTAATAGAATCAACTACAGGCCCTGGGACTGTCGTACAGTGCTATCTAAACCCCGCCCAGCCCGCGGCGAATACCACGGTTGCCCATACCGTGACTGGAACCCAGAAAAGCTCTCTGCCACCCTAGCTGCAATGAATCTAACTCAATCCCAAGTATCTTCCATTCTCGATAGCGCTAAACGCAATGAGTTCACTTTAGCCTGTACGAAGGCTTACGAATTTTCGGCTCTGTCCGAAGCTCCTGGCACCGCCAATCCTTCAGAACCGCTCATCACCGACCAAACCCATATAACCCATCCGAATCTGTACTTCGACAGAGCCCGCCGCAGGCGTACGTAA
- the SPC42 gene encoding Spc42p (similar to Ashbya gossypii ABR054C) has protein sequence MNISPTPKRYQNPNHMPRAVNFNYQNPAPAYHDPINGHGGERIVPEEYKINSNMISSLIKQNKDLLSKLEDKERELEKLNVLVGSLRGKLIKYTELNKKLQAQAAQAARAPPPLAAPEPQQQQQQQQQQQSQPELAQDYIQLPKRLQGNSENDKKINEIYDKLEYLTNVVAQQQQQPQQQQQSSQKHSQLQTPAHRTGPSYNTVSDDDIMISESSELRKLEEQVDQLKRKVLIKSENELRKLSLNQQLVDLMGKLGVSSAQNSASANSLLYDRIPTPSSAPSIPSAGHVHTTTHCEQCHHHSEESLKRPAMDIKNALETPTPSRTKRDNHNYNSNINSNNPIW, from the coding sequence ATGAATATCTCACCTACACCTAAGAGATACCAGAACCCGAATCACATGCCACGTGCAGTCAACTTTAATTACCAGAATCCTGCCCCAGCATACCATGACCCTATTAATGGTCATGGCGGGGAGCGAATTGTGCCTGAAGAGTACAAAATCAATTCCAACATGATTTCTTCCCTaattaaacaaaacaaGGATCTACTATCTAAGTTGGAAGATAAGGAACGTGAGTTAGAGAAATTGAATGTTCTTGTGGGTTCTTTACGTGGGAAGTTGATAAAATACACAGAACTGAACAAAAAACTCCAGGCCCAAGCTGCACAAGCTGCGCGAGCACCACCGCCTCTTGCCGCACCAGaaccacagcagcagcagcagcagcagcagcagcagcaatcGCAGCCAGAACTCGCACAAGACTACATACAGCTGCCCAAACGGCTGCAAGGaaattcagaaaatgataaaaaaatcaatgaaATCTACGACAAATTAGAATACTTGACAAATGTCGTAgcccagcagcagcagcaaccacaacagcagcagcaatcaTCACAGAAACATAGCCAGCTTCAAACTCCTGCTCATAGGACAGGTCCCTCATACAACACTGTGAGCGATGACGACATCATGATTAGCGAATCTTCAGAGTTGCGAAAATTGGAAGAACAAGTTGACCAACTTAAACGTAAAGTTCTTATTAAGAGTGAAAACGAACTGCGCAAACTTTCATTAAATCAGCAATTGGTGGATTTGATGGGGAAACTAGGAGTTTCTTCCGCCCAGAACTCCGCTTCTGCAAACTCTCTGCTCTACGACAGAATCCCTACCCCCAGTTCGGCCCCTTCAATCCCTTCTGCAGGCCACGTCCACACTACTACGCACTGCGAGCAATGCCATCACCATTCGGAGGAATCCCTCAAACGCCCTGCAATGGATATCAAAAACGCATTAGAGACACCTACTCCATCGAGGACAAAACGTGACAATCACAACTATAACAGTAACATTAACAGCAACAACCCAATCTGGTAA
- the FMS1 gene encoding polyamine oxidase (similar to Ashbya gossypii ABR057W) → MEKILEKDSVKCAVIVGAGIAGLKTASELYASGVKNCMLLEARPRVGGRLFTVKSEVFPERAYDLGGSWHHHTLENGLFLEELSLPKSERADFVFDIGSVIYMEHDGTLMNCEKVGLDALLNQLMQYIESELFGQEAEDVTFFEIFLRYIYEKHTSLSDRQIEILAMAAQNLEFWHGVDWKMLSGRWSEMDQNRRDAMVLNYDKIVGRIQRSFPEDWIKLNTEVRQIKRVGDEVHVTTNDGAVYRTEFCVVTIPRTVLALSLQEEKRMGRIEFIPPLNESISSKINKMHFGFLGKLILEFDKCTWENRCSNIFKAGIQKVHIDKEVRAARDFESFAKKIDSMTQDFKHYSDYPVAIVNMMAIAGIPSLIIFTKPPSTEYIENSCKAEIAKTFKPLIDIVIKAIGSPFDCIIDLESKITNNSDLKNPILKNVITTSWAKDPYSLGGYSACHAGDDPKGLVESINKGQDSRIRFAGEHTVFKSLGCSYGAWESGIREAQYILKQQRQ, encoded by the coding sequence ATGGAAAAGATTTTGGAGAAGGATTCCGTGAAGTGCGCTGTCATCGTCGGTGCAGGAATTGCTGGTCTTAAAACAGCGTCCGAACTGTATGCGAGTGGTGTGAAAAATTGCATGCTGCTGGAGGCTAGACCTCGAGTAGGTGGAAGACTATTTACTGTGAAAAGTGAAGTATTTCCCGAGCGTGCTTATGATTTGGGTGGCTCTTGGCATCATCATACGTTGGAAAATGGGTTATTCCTTGAGGAACTAAGTCTTCCAAAGAGTGAACGGGcagattttgtttttgatattggGTctgttatatatatggaacATGACGGTACGTTGATGAACTGTGAAAAGGTAGGTTTGGATGCGCTTTTGAACCAGCTTATGCAATATATTGAGAGTGAGTTGTTTGGGCAAGAGGCTGAAGATGTTACATTTTTTGAGATTTTCTTGAGGTACATATATGAAAAGCATACTTCGCTGAGTGACAGGCAGATTGAAATTCTTGCAATGGCAGCACAAAATCTCGAATTTTGGCATGGGGTTGATTGGAAGATGCTCAGTGGCAGATGGTCTGAGATGGATCAAAATAGGCGGGACGCTATGGTGTTGAACTACGACAAAATTGTAGgtagaattcaaagaagcTTTCCTGAGGATTGGATCAAACTTAATACCGAAGTGAGGCAGATTAAACGTGTTGGTGACGAGGTCCATGTTACTACCAATGATGGTGCTGTATACAGGACAGAATTCTGTGTGGTAACCATTCCGCGGACGGTGTTAGCTCTATCTTtgcaagaagaaaaaagaatGGGAAGAATCGAATTTATTCCTCCACTCAATGAAAGCATAAGTTCgaaaatcaataaaatgCATTTCGGATTCCTAGGTAAACTGATATTGGAATTCGATAAGTGTACTTGGGAAAATCGATGTAGTAACATCTTTAAGGCAGGTATTCAAAAGGTTCATATCGATAAAGAAGTTCGTGCCGCAAGGGATTTCGAAAGCTTtgcaaaaaaaattgattcCATGACGCAAGATTTTAAGCATTACTCTGATTATCCGGTTGCTATTGTTAATATGATGGCAATTGCTGGAATTCCTagtttgataatttttaCCAAACCTCCTTCAACTGAATACATCGAGAATTCATGCAAAGCTGAAATAGCTAAAACCTTTAAACCGCTTATTGATATTGTAATAAAAGCCATTGGATCGCCATTTGATTGTATAATTGATCTGGAGAGCAAGATTACCAACAACTCTGATTTAAAGAACccaattttaaaaaatgtgaTTACAACATCGTGGGCTAAAGACCCATATTCACTGGGCGGGTACTCGGCCTGCCACGCAGGCGATGACCCCAAAGGTCTTGTTGAGTCAATAAATAAGGGCCAAGATAGCCGGATCAGATTTGCAGGAGAGCATACTGTTTTTAAGTCTCTTGGATGTAGTTATGGCGCATGGGAAAGTGGCATACGTGAAGCTCagtatatattaaaacaacaGCGCCAATAA